DNA from Mesorhizobium loti R88b:
GGCTTCATCCACCAGATTTCGGATGAAACCGGCCTCGACCAGCTTTTCGCCAAGGAAACGGTCACCGCCTATGTCGGCTACGACGCCACCGCCACCAGCCTGCATATCGGCAATCTGATCTCGGCGACCATGCTTTACTGGCTGCAGGAGACCGGGCACCGGCCGATCGCGCTGATGGGCGGCGGCACGTCGATGATCGGCGACCCGTCTTTCCGCGACGACCAGCGCAGCCTTTTGACGCCCGAGGCGATCGCCACCAACATCGAAGGCATAAAGCGCATCTTCGGCCGCATCCTGCGTTTCGGTGACGGCCCGAGCGACGCCGTCATGGTCAACAATGCCGACTGGCTGATGAAGCTCAACTATGTCGAGTTCCTGCGCGATGTCGGCCGGCATTTTTCCGTCAACCGCATGCTGACCTTCGACAGCGTCAAGCTGCGGCTCGACCGCGAGCAGTCGCTGTCGTTCCTCGAATTCAACTACATGATCCTGCAGGGCTACGATTTCGTCGAACTCGCCCGGCGCCAGAACTGCCGCCTGCAGATGGGCGGGTCGGACCAGTGGGGCAACATTATCAATGGCGTCGATCTCGGCCATCGCATGGGCACGCCGCAGCTTTACGCCCTGACCACGCCGCTGCTCACGACATCGTCCGGCGCCAAGATGGGCAAATCGGCAAAGGGTGCGGTCTGGCTCAACGGTGATCTCTTCTCGCCCTATGATTTCTGGCAGTACTGGCGCAACACCGAGGATGCCGATGTCGAGCGCTTCCTGAAAATATTCACCCGCCTGCCTCTCGATGAGATCGCGCGCCTGGCAGCACTTGGCGGCTCCGAGATCAACGAAGCCAAGAAGGTCCTGGCAACGGAGACGACGGCGATCGTCCATGGTCGTGACGCGGCGAACCAGGCCGAGGAAACCGCGCGCAAGACGTTTGAGGAAGGCGTGACCGCCGAAAGCCTGCCGACCGTAGAGATCGACGGGGCGGCGCTGGACGCCGGCGTCGGCATCCTGTCGCTGCTGGTCACTGCCGGGCTGGCATCGTCCAATGGCGAAGCGCGGCGGCACATCCAGGGCGGTGCCGTGCGCATCAACGACCAGTTGGTCAGCGATGATCGCCGCATGGTGACGCTTCAGGATTTGAGTCCGGAAAACGTCGTAAAGCTTTCACTCGGCAGGAAAAAACACGTCCTGGTGCGGCCGGCCTGAGGCGGTTTACCGGTATCGGTTCCGCGTTAGTTCGGCCGGTTGAGGCACTGGCGTTCTGCCCCGCTTTGCTGAATTGCCAGGACTGTGGTTTCCCTGAGTCACAAAACCGACGGTTATTGCCTTGTGGCATAGTCGCGCAGGTTGAGCTCTTTTCGAGCCTCGCGCAAATCGATCTTCGCACTGTACCCATGCTTCTCAAGAAGATGCAGCAGGTTGGCGCCGGTTAAAAGTGTGATTGGCTTTCCTGCCGCAAATTTGTGCGCGTCAGGGCCATAGTCAGCAGTTGTAATAAGGAGCCCGCGAGATGCACCTTCGTGCTGCATAGTTCCGTAGAGGTCGCGAACGGCTGAAACGCCGACCGTTCGGGTATATCGCTTGGCCTGGATCACGATCTTCCCACCAGTAATCGGGTCGGGGTCGAAAGCTACAGCGTCAACACCTCCGTCACTGCTCGACTGTGTGACCTTTACCTCGCCTCCGCGGGAGGCAAATTCCCTTTCGAAGAGTTCGCGTACGAGGTGTTCGAAATCCTCCCAATCCATCGACGCCAAATTCATTGCTGTATCAAGCGTGTCCGCAATCATGCGGGGGTCAATAAAACGCCTGTCTTCCTTGTTCAGGACCATAACGGGAGGGATAGGTGCCAGTGCTGCAAGTGAGGACGCAGACACCCCCTTGAGGTTTTTGAAGCAAGCTTTGGGATCGACGCGGCTAAGGTCGATTTTTAAGAAGTCCTCGCGGTTGACCAAAATCGACATAATGCACGATGTCGTATCCAGACCTGTTGTCCGATCGATGAACGTTGATATTCCGTTGAACAACACCCTCTGCAGATTGTCATACTCGTCTGCTTCCAAGAGCTCATGTATGGTCCGCAGGCATATCTGGTAGCAGACCGAGTCGTAATTGGCCTTCTGCTCTTTCTCTGAGATATGTGCATCTTTGAGTTCGCCGGTCGCGGCGATGAAGCGAACGGATTTGACCGTCGGCATTTTATCTGGCGACGGCAACTGGTACTCGAGCATCAGAGTTTTTGAGTTTGAAGCGTATTCGATTGCGTAAGATTTTTCAAAAAGATCGTCATATTTTGAGGCGTCGAGAACCAACATGGCGTGCTCGATTACCGCCTGCGGATCGCCTTCTGCAACATTCGCAGCCAAGACATCAACACGCTGATTGGTCGCAGCTTGCCGATCTAGAAATTCGCGCATCTGTCGCTCACCAGCTGCTTCAAATTCTGCTTTTTCGGCAGTCCATTGAGCTATCGATTGATTGAGCTTCCGGCTCTCTTTCTGCTCAGTAATAAGCCAATCGGATTTCTCTTGCTCAAATCTCGCCTGAGCATCTGCCTGTCGATGCTTTGCTTTGCCGAATAACTTATCGAAGAATGAGATTTCCGGCGGCGTAAGGTGGGGTTCAGGACGTTTCACGCGTTGGGGTATGGCCCTTTGGAACTTCGTAGCGCCGTCATAGGTGCTGTGATCCTTAAGGGCATTCCAATCAACGCGGTCATTAACCGTGAGTGTGTGGTTTAGGATTTGATGCAGTCTTTCGAGCCGGATCGTTGCATCAAGTGTATCTTTCTCGGCCTGAGATTTGCTGGCGAACACTTTCAATTTTTGATGCTGTTGATCCGCCCTTTCATCCCATTGCTCCATCAGCGCATCGATCTTGTGTTGAAGCATGAACAGTTCCGGTGCACTCAACTCCTTATGCACGTGGAGCAACTTATGCCGGAAGTCGATATACCAGCGTAGGATACGTGAGCCGTCTGCACTGAATTTTGCAGTAAGTTCGCCGCTTTCGATAGCGCTCCGATATTTTGAGCGCCAAGTGACGTTGGCCTCCTGTACCATTTGTCCTAAATCCTCCCCCAAGCTACTTCCGATCTAACCTTCTTTCGGCAAGACTCACAAGCTCCAGCTTGACAACACGGTTGCTGGCAAAAAATGCACCGCGCTCTCAACACTTCGAAAAATATTAATCAAGGCCTCGTCGAGGTTACACCTCACCGACTTATAGACTCTGGGTCATGGGCCTTATGCGACAGCTGATTGATCGGTCTCACCGGTACTCGAAGATCGACCGGAATATGCCTGGCGCGATCACCGACAGCGGGTTGACGTCGAGCACCGGTTTGTTGGCATTGCCCCTGAGCCGGTAGGTGACGCCGATCAGGCCACGGTCGCGGCCATTGCCGAGCAGCGCGCCGACGATGGGCAGTTCGCCGAAGATGCGGTTGAGGCCGTAGACCGGCATGAAGGTGCCGGTCATGTCCATGTTGTTGTTCTGGTCGTAGAGAATGCCCTGGAACGTGGTGCCGATGCGCGGGCCGCGCAGCACGCCATTGGCCAGTTTCAGATAGCCGCTGCCCTTGTCGATCTCGGCGTAGCCGCGCTCGAACTTGACCCGCGAGGTGTCGAGATTGCCCTTCACCGCCTGGTTAAGGCTGCGGCTGTCGCCGGTCGGCGTGGTCGAGACGATGGAGGCCAGTTTCGGTTCGTTGACGATGAAGAAGTTGCTGGTATCGACCTTGCCCTTCATCGGCCCGTCGCTGGTTCCCGACAAGGCCAGCGTGATCGCGCCGCCTTCCATGTGCTCGTAGACGTTGAGGAACCTCAATATGGCGCCGGCGTCCGCCGATTGCACGTTAAGCGAGCGCCTGCCGTCGCCGGTGGTGTTGCTGATGGTTATCGCGGCGCCAGAACTCGCGGTCGCGCTAACCTTCAGTCCGTTCACCCGCGAACCGGCGGCACTGTAGTCCAGCTTCAGATTGGACAGTTGCTCGTCGTGGAAACCGGTCAGCTGCTCGACGTCGGCGCTGACGGAAATGTTGTCGGTTCCGGTCGTCTTGGTTGCGGTGTCCACATCGGACGTGAACTGCTTGACCAGCGAACGAGCATCGAGCGCATTGCCGGAGATGTCGACCGCATAGCCCTTGCCTGATCGCTTCACCGACACGGAAACATCGTCACCCCTGTTCAACGTAACTTTGCTAAATTTGGCCGAAGACAGGGCGCCATTGACCAGCACGATGCTGCCGCCGACGGAGAAGGTTTTGCCTTCGAGGTCGAAGTCGGACAGCGTCGTGGTGTCACCGGCCTTGGTCATGACAAAGGTGACGTTGGCGGGAACCCCTGCCCCCTTGGTCCAGCCGGCCCAGGGAATGTCCAGCCTGGCATTGGTCAGATCGGCCGACACGTTCTGGTTGCCATCGCCGCTCTTGTCGATCGCGACCTTCACCGTTCCGCCCAGCAAAGGAGTGAGGCCGGGCATGGCGGCGGCGCGGATCTTGTCGTCCAGCACCAGCTCCACCTTGCGGCTGCGCGCCGGCCCATCATCCGCCAACGGTTCGACAAGGTCGAGTTCGGCCGGAATGCCATTCAGCGATGCCTTGGCGGAGATCACTGCCTTTTGCGGATCGACCGTGATCGAACCGTCGGCATTCGTCACGCTCTGCCCCTCAAACTGCTTGGCCAGCGACAGGCCGGTGTAGTCGAGCGACACCAGCCAGTCGAGCTTGGAAGTGTCGACGCCGGACTGTAGCGGGATGTCGGCCCTGACATGGCCGGTAACGCTGCCGGACAAGTCCTCTGGCAGGAAGCCGACATGGCGCATGGCATTGATCGGTTCGTAGGAGGCGAGTTCGGCGACGGCCGCCGCGTCTCCATCGACGTCGATATCGAGCGCGCCGATGACTGGCGGATGGTTCGCCGCCTTTATCGTCAGTGTCCCATTGCTGGCTGCGACAGTGCGGCCGCTGGGCATGAAGACAGTGCCCGATGACAGCGAAATGTCGACGTCATTGGCGTGAAATGCGACCATGCCAACCGCGTCGCGTATCGGCGGAATGCGGCCGGCCGTATCGAAGCGCGATCCTTCGATCTTGAAAGTGCCGAATACTTCGTCGGCAGAAAGCGGCACGCCATTGCCGAGACGGTCCGGCACGACGTGGAACTGGAGGTTGGCGTCGACGACCCGGCCACCGAACAGGTTGGCCAGCACCCAAAGCCGGGCGTTACGGGCTGAAAACCAAGGCCATAGCTGCTTGACATGCGAAACCTGCATATTGTGGACGTTCAACGCCACATTGATCCCGGGCGCCTTGCCCTCGACGAACTCGACCGCCGCGGTTCCCATCACCTCGCCGCTCGAATCGGAACGAAGTGCGATCTCCTCGGCCACCAGCTTGTGACTTGTGGGTTGATAAACGCCGGCAATACGGGCGAGGAAGGTCAGCGCTGGCTCAGGCGATTCCGATGGGGCCAGGGTCGAACCGTCGCTGGTCAGGTCGTAACGATAAGAAGGCTCCTCGCCCGCCGCCCCTGTCGCGGGCTTTGGCCCTATCGAGCCGCCGAAATTGAAAGAAGACCGGCCAGTTTTCAGCAGCAGTCTGTCCACCTGGATCTTGTTGCTGCCATCGACAAGCGTGGCATCGACATCGACGTCGGCCGGCAGCAGCCCGCGTGCACCGAGATCAAGCACGGAACCCGTCGACGACAGGACGGCCGTCAGGCGTGACCCGTTCGTGCCGGATCCCTCCGATCCTGT
Protein-coding regions in this window:
- the tyrS gene encoding tyrosine--tRNA ligase → MPAFKSDFLRTMSERGFIHQISDETGLDQLFAKETVTAYVGYDATATSLHIGNLISATMLYWLQETGHRPIALMGGGTSMIGDPSFRDDQRSLLTPEAIATNIEGIKRIFGRILRFGDGPSDAVMVNNADWLMKLNYVEFLRDVGRHFSVNRMLTFDSVKLRLDREQSLSFLEFNYMILQGYDFVELARRQNCRLQMGGSDQWGNIINGVDLGHRMGTPQLYALTTPLLTTSSGAKMGKSAKGAVWLNGDLFSPYDFWQYWRNTEDADVERFLKIFTRLPLDEIARLAALGGSEINEAKKVLATETTAIVHGRDAANQAEETARKTFEEGVTAESLPTVEIDGAALDAGVGILSLLVTAGLASSNGEARRHIQGGAVRINDQLVSDDRRMVTLQDLSPENVVKLSLGRKKHVLVRPA
- a CDS encoding restriction endonuclease, which encodes MVQEANVTWRSKYRSAIESGELTAKFSADGSRILRWYIDFRHKLLHVHKELSAPELFMLQHKIDALMEQWDERADQQHQKLKVFASKSQAEKDTLDATIRLERLHQILNHTLTVNDRVDWNALKDHSTYDGATKFQRAIPQRVKRPEPHLTPPEISFFDKLFGKAKHRQADAQARFEQEKSDWLITEQKESRKLNQSIAQWTAEKAEFEAAGERQMREFLDRQAATNQRVDVLAANVAEGDPQAVIEHAMLVLDASKYDDLFEKSYAIEYASNSKTLMLEYQLPSPDKMPTVKSVRFIAATGELKDAHISEKEQKANYDSVCYQICLRTIHELLEADEYDNLQRVLFNGISTFIDRTTGLDTTSCIMSILVNREDFLKIDLSRVDPKACFKNLKGVSASSLAALAPIPPVMVLNKEDRRFIDPRMIADTLDTAMNLASMDWEDFEHLVRELFEREFASRGGEVKVTQSSSDGGVDAVAFDPDPITGGKIVIQAKRYTRTVGVSAVRDLYGTMQHEGASRGLLITTADYGPDAHKFAAGKPITLLTGANLLHLLEKHGYSAKIDLREARKELNLRDYATRQ
- a CDS encoding DUF3971 domain-containing protein, whose amino-acid sequence is MDQEQPQHEKIRFRRDEITDLGAFPSACRVPPLGQASIGRGFRILSRVFAGIVALLLLAAMAVYLIGLSGIGADRLRIEAEAAIEKLAGVDVHVAVGPARITLDSSSFVALQVSDVSLKTSDGKPMADAGRVRFGVRLVPLLWGEVRLTSARISDAHIVVAAMPSGGDWTAALRNEDGLVDPEKLSEAVFGNIHRALDAVREDSLRRIDLDNVEFVLPETGAIKLVTIANATVVQSGPGGMAFSSEADVDGRKVTVAASAARDVAAHRVTALNASIDLAAADETTADGGKLGAFALKLTGSEGSGTNGSRLTAVLSSTGSVLDLGARGLLPADVDVDATLVDGSNKIQVDRLLLKTGRSSFNFGGSIGPKPATGAAGEEPSYRYDLTSDGSTLAPSESPEPALTFLARIAGVYQPTSHKLVAEEIALRSDSSGEVMGTAAVEFVEGKAPGINVALNVHNMQVSHVKQLWPWFSARNARLWVLANLFGGRVVDANLQFHVVPDRLGNGVPLSADEVFGTFKIEGSRFDTAGRIPPIRDAVGMVAFHANDVDISLSSGTVFMPSGRTVAASNGTLTIKAANHPPVIGALDIDVDGDAAAVAELASYEPINAMRHVGFLPEDLSGSVTGHVRADIPLQSGVDTSKLDWLVSLDYTGLSLAKQFEGQSVTNADGSITVDPQKAVISAKASLNGIPAELDLVEPLADDGPARSRKVELVLDDKIRAAAMPGLTPLLGGTVKVAIDKSGDGNQNVSADLTNARLDIPWAGWTKGAGVPANVTFVMTKAGDTTTLSDFDLEGKTFSVGGSIVLVNGALSSAKFSKVTLNRGDDVSVSVKRSGKGYAVDISGNALDARSLVKQFTSDVDTATKTTGTDNISVSADVEQLTGFHDEQLSNLKLDYSAAGSRVNGLKVSATASSGAAITISNTTGDGRRSLNVQSADAGAILRFLNVYEHMEGGAITLALSGTSDGPMKGKVDTSNFFIVNEPKLASIVSTTPTGDSRSLNQAVKGNLDTSRVKFERGYAEIDKGSGYLKLANGVLRGPRIGTTFQGILYDQNNNMDMTGTFMPVYGLNRIFGELPIVGALLGNGRDRGLIGVTYRLRGNANKPVLDVNPLSVIAPGIFRSIFEYR